Proteins encoded together in one Shewanella oneidensis MR-1 window:
- the hsdR gene encoding type I restriction-modification system endonuclease, with the protein MALDTQGQSTEKDSANFSFLKPYDPIFIDLACSAERAFTSDPNTTLIKLRQLGEAMAQDIAARCGIEFDDKTTQADLLFKINRELTLEPVVRQLFHALRIEGNKATHQFRTQHKEALEGLKLARSLAIWFHHTFGDQKTAFKAGPFVPPEDPSKQLQELQTQIELLRSELNDNHQQLADNQQLTTLLAREKEEYAVLAEQMDAEARALSKLAAQHEQALVAQKHQFELRIKALQAELVQLAQVDNQAATKNKKQLSQQASKAGNHIELNEELTRVLIDQQLIEAGWIADSQRLDFRKGTRPEKGKNLAIAEWITWHKGKKGRADYVLFCGLIPVAVVEAKKENTHVAGKISQAERYSKGYKLIAPQQGAWEIEGRTVAWADDADGHYHIPFVYSCNGREFNKQLAELSGTWFRDTRKPSNTKRALQQFHSPDGLLDKLKRSREAAEQTLQQEGFDYLGLRDYQQKAIAAVESALAQDNTQCLLAMATGTGKTRTIIGLMYRFLKAERFRRILFLVDRTALGEQACDSFDEAKLEQNKVLSSIYNIAELGDMKSEAETRIQVATVQAMVKRIFMSDNPPPLDEFDCIIVDEAHRGYALDQQMTEGELATRDASQYLSSYRRVLDYFDAVRIGLTATPAKHTSEIFGKPVYTYSYREAVAGDWLIDHEPPIRYETLLNKHGIKFEKGETVTSINTQTGEIETADLEDELKFDVESFNKRVITESFNEVICQELIKELDPFGDEKTMIFCATDVHADMVKRLLDKAFLDMYGDDYNQAAVAKITGQSDKVSQLIRQYKNERYPNIAITVDLLSTGIDVPKICHLVFLRRVKSRILYEQMMGRATRRCDDIGKTAFKIYDPVDIYSALEAVNTMKPIVKDPNITLEQLVDELTDDTFLERALNTPGEQVGAGADSHTNSHAHDVLNQLGQKVMRVMRKATKKAENKPELKAKLEQLEELWGVAPAKLHQHLHQIGPREAAQFFKQHQSLINQLAEVRYLVGSDSMPLIYEGRDEFIERQQNYGIHEKPADYLESFSHFIKQNINQSAALSVVVNRPKDLTRAQLKEVKLLLDEAGYSEAHLQSAWRKNTNQDIAASIIGYIRQAALDEALIPFAQRVNNAMQRIYSEHDWNPNQRKWLDRLAKQLVHEAVIDKAFVNNRFASDGGAKRFNSVLNDQLDTILDELNAYLWQVG; encoded by the coding sequence ATGGCATTAGACACACAAGGCCAGAGTACTGAAAAGGACTCTGCTAACTTTAGTTTTCTCAAACCATACGACCCTATTTTTATCGATTTGGCCTGCAGTGCTGAACGTGCGTTTACCAGCGATCCCAACACTACCTTAATTAAGCTGCGCCAGTTAGGTGAAGCGATGGCGCAAGATATTGCGGCTCGGTGCGGCATAGAGTTTGATGACAAAACGACTCAAGCAGATTTACTCTTCAAAATTAATCGTGAGTTAACCTTAGAGCCTGTGGTCCGCCAGTTATTTCATGCCTTAAGGATTGAAGGCAATAAAGCCACTCACCAATTTCGAACCCAACATAAAGAAGCATTAGAAGGCTTAAAGCTTGCTCGTAGCCTAGCGATTTGGTTCCATCATACCTTTGGCGATCAAAAGACCGCATTTAAAGCCGGCCCGTTTGTCCCACCTGAAGATCCCAGTAAGCAACTGCAAGAGTTACAAACTCAAATTGAATTATTGCGTAGTGAACTTAACGATAACCACCAGCAATTAGCCGATAATCAGCAATTAACAACATTACTGGCCCGTGAAAAAGAAGAGTACGCGGTATTAGCTGAGCAAATGGATGCAGAGGCGCGAGCGTTGTCAAAGTTGGCCGCGCAGCATGAGCAAGCTCTCGTAGCGCAAAAGCATCAATTCGAATTACGCATTAAAGCGCTACAAGCAGAATTAGTACAGCTTGCTCAAGTCGATAACCAAGCGGCGACCAAAAATAAGAAACAACTCAGTCAGCAAGCGAGCAAAGCGGGTAATCACATTGAGTTAAACGAAGAGTTAACGCGGGTGTTGATTGATCAACAACTGATAGAAGCTGGCTGGATTGCCGATTCCCAAAGATTAGATTTTCGTAAAGGCACTCGGCCAGAAAAAGGTAAAAACCTTGCAATAGCCGAGTGGATAACATGGCATAAAGGTAAAAAAGGTCGAGCCGACTATGTGTTGTTTTGCGGCTTAATCCCCGTTGCTGTGGTAGAAGCAAAAAAAGAAAACACCCACGTTGCCGGTAAAATATCCCAAGCCGAGCGTTACTCCAAAGGCTATAAACTGATAGCGCCTCAACAAGGTGCATGGGAAATTGAAGGCCGCACAGTAGCATGGGCCGATGACGCAGACGGCCATTACCATATCCCTTTTGTTTATTCCTGTAATGGCCGCGAGTTTAATAAGCAACTGGCAGAGTTATCAGGCACTTGGTTTCGCGATACCCGTAAACCCAGTAACACCAAGCGGGCGCTGCAACAGTTTCACTCGCCTGATGGCCTGCTTGATAAATTAAAGCGCAGCCGCGAAGCCGCCGAGCAAACACTTCAACAAGAAGGCTTTGATTACCTCGGTCTGCGCGATTACCAGCAAAAAGCTATCGCAGCTGTAGAGTCGGCTTTAGCGCAAGATAACACTCAGTGTCTGCTGGCAATGGCCACAGGTACAGGCAAAACCCGCACTATTATTGGTTTGATGTATCGATTTTTAAAGGCCGAGCGTTTTAGGCGTATCTTGTTCCTCGTTGATAGAACCGCATTGGGTGAGCAAGCGTGCGACTCCTTTGACGAAGCCAAGCTTGAGCAAAACAAAGTGCTGTCGTCTATCTACAATATTGCCGAGCTTGGCGATATGAAAAGTGAAGCTGAAACTCGCATTCAAGTCGCGACAGTACAGGCCATGGTCAAACGGATTTTTATGTCGGATAACCCGCCCCCGCTGGACGAGTTTGACTGCATTATTGTCGATGAAGCGCACAGAGGTTATGCCCTAGATCAGCAAATGACCGAAGGTGAACTTGCCACTCGCGATGCCAGCCAATATCTGTCCAGTTATCGGCGGGTACTCGATTACTTTGATGCGGTGCGTATCGGCTTAACCGCAACGCCTGCCAAGCATACAAGTGAGATTTTCGGTAAACCGGTTTACACCTACAGCTATCGCGAAGCGGTTGCCGGCGATTGGCTTATCGACCATGAGCCACCGATCCGCTATGAAACCCTGTTAAACAAACACGGCATTAAGTTTGAAAAAGGCGAAACCGTCACCTCCATCAACACCCAAACCGGTGAAATTGAAACGGCCGATTTAGAAGACGAATTAAAGTTCGATGTTGAATCCTTTAATAAAAGAGTGATTACTGAGTCGTTTAATGAAGTCATCTGCCAAGAATTAATCAAAGAGTTAGACCCTTTTGGCGATGAGAAAACCATGATTTTTTGTGCAACCGATGTGCATGCAGACATGGTAAAACGCTTATTAGATAAAGCCTTTCTTGATATGTATGGCGATGACTACAATCAAGCGGCAGTGGCTAAAATTACCGGTCAAAGTGATAAAGTCAGCCAGTTGATACGCCAATATAAAAACGAGCGTTATCCTAATATCGCCATTACTGTTGACCTATTATCAACCGGTATCGATGTGCCTAAGATTTGTCATTTAGTGTTTTTACGTCGAGTCAAATCACGCATTCTGTACGAACAAATGATGGGCCGTGCCACTCGCCGCTGTGACGACATAGGTAAAACGGCTTTTAAGATTTATGATCCGGTTGATATTTACAGCGCGCTTGAAGCTGTTAACACTATGAAGCCGATAGTGAAAGATCCCAACATTACCCTTGAGCAGCTGGTGGACGAGTTAACTGACGATACCTTTTTAGAACGCGCACTTAATACCCCTGGTGAACAAGTCGGTGCAGGTGCAGATAGTCACACCAATAGCCATGCCCACGACGTGCTTAATCAACTTGGGCAGAAAGTGATGCGGGTGATGCGAAAAGCGACTAAAAAAGCCGAGAATAAGCCAGAGCTTAAAGCCAAGCTCGAGCAACTTGAAGAGTTATGGGGCGTAGCACCAGCGAAACTCCACCAGCATCTACATCAAATTGGCCCCAGAGAGGCGGCACAATTTTTTAAGCAGCACCAAAGTTTGATTAATCAGTTAGCCGAAGTCCGTTATCTGGTGGGTAGCGACAGTATGCCGCTCATCTATGAAGGGCGTGATGAGTTCATAGAGCGTCAGCAAAATTATGGTATACACGAAAAGCCCGCTGATTATCTTGAAAGCTTCAGTCACTTCATTAAGCAAAACATTAACCAATCAGCAGCCTTGTCCGTTGTGGTAAATCGACCTAAAGATCTCACCCGAGCTCAGCTAAAAGAGGTCAAATTACTGCTTGATGAGGCAGGCTATAGCGAAGCCCACCTGCAAAGTGCGTGGCGTAAAAACACCAACCAAGATATCGCCGCGAGTATTATCGGTTATATTCGCCAAGCCGCATTGGATGAAGCCTTAATCCCCTTTGCCCAGCGGGTGAATAACGCCATGCAACGCATTTACAGCGAACATGATTGGAACCCAAATCAGCGTAAGTGGCTAGACCGTCTAGCAAAACAATTGGTGCATGAGGCTGTGATTGATAAAGCCTTTGTGAATAATCGTTTTGCTAGTGACGGTGGTGCCAAACGCTTTAACAGTGTACTCAATGACCAACTCGATACCATTTTAGACGAGCTCAATGCCTACCTGTGGCAAGTGGGTTAG